CTTTATTGTCACCGGCCTTCTCCTTCGCTTGGAGTTCTACTGACTCGGCCTCGCCGTTGTCAGGACCCTCCATGTTCTCGTCCACGCTCGTGTCGTGGCTCCGCGAATCCCCGTCTCCTCCGAGGCTCGTGCTGGCGCTTTCGTCGTTGCCGTTCGAGGCGTTTTTGTTGGCGGCGGTGCCTCCGTCGTGGGAGCCGTGGCCCCCCTCTGCCTCCAGTTCCACTCCGGCAGCCCCTATGGTGCCCAGCTGCAGGCCCAGGCGCGGAATGTCCGACAGGTTCGGTATCTGCGAGGCGAGCCTCTTGTACATCCGGGCGAATCCGCCCCTCGTGCTGTCGCTCAGCGTGTCCTCGAGGTCCCCGAAGGTCACCAGGTTGTCGAAGATgtcctccttgttgaaTCGGATGCTGTGTCGGCCTGCGTACCCCCGGTGTCCCTCCTCGTGCTCCCACTCCGTCTTGTTCGCGTACGCTATATTGATGTTTCCGTCCTCCTTGAAGAAGACGTTGTCCTTGTCCTTGACCACCAGGTTCCCCTCTCTGCTCAGTGCCTCGTTTGCGAGCGCACTCAGTCTTTCCACCTCGCTATCTCTGCCTCCGGTGTCCTCTTCCACGATGTCGTCGTCCTTGATCATGTTCATCCTCTTCAGGTTATCCAGGAAGAGTGCGCTGTGCGGGAGTTCCGTCGCCAGCAGACTCGTCAGGTTGTGCGAGTACAGCGTCATTCTGTTTTTCAGCGGGTGCAGGTTCTGACTCGTCGGCTTCACGTTGAACTTGATGACCTCCGCGTCCTCGTCGTAGCTCGAGATGTTCGAGACCATGGGGGAGATGTGCATCCTCCTTCTGCTCGACAGCCTTGCTTCCTCGTAGTACCTGTTCGTGTTCGTCGGCGTCCTCATCGCGTCACTCAGATACGCCTCTTCGTATGCTCTCTTATGTGCTTCCTCTGAGTTCTTGTGCCTCCCTCTCCTCGACGTCTTATACCTTGGCTCATAGTACCTTTCTCTTTCGTCGCGAACGCTTCTGTACTTCTCCTTCGCTCTGTACCTCGCGTCTGCGTACTTCGCCTTGTAGTTTTCTCCCACCTTCGTGCGCTCCCTCGACCCCTTAGTGCCCACTTCCTCGTACTTCATCTCCTGCAGGTACCCCTGGTAGTTGAAGTCCGAGTCGTTTGAGAAGCTCTGGTCTGGCGAGACTGAGTTTAGTGGCGTGCTAGGGCCGTTGATGTCCAACGCCCTCTGGTCTCCCATTTTTTCCGGGTATATCTCCTCCGGTATGCTGCACGCGTTGTGCGTCGGGTCCCAGACGTTGAGTGCGCACACCCACGTGTCCGGCAACTTTTCTGTGTCCACTGAGAGCGGTATTCTTCTCCACTTTTTGCAGTTTTCGCACTGCGCCCAGTTTTCCACTGTCAGCGGCGGCAGTTCTCCTTGATTTGCCAACTCTGATGCGTCCACTGTTTGCGCCAGTGCTTCGTTTTTCGGTCTTACTGGTCTCTTTTTCCTCCCTCTCGTCTCCTGCCTCGCCTTCAGCTCACTCCCGTACTTCATCTCACTCGTGTACTTCCCATCCTTGCCGTACTCCATTTCTTCCACGGCCACTATTCCACCCTCCTGCTGCAGGTCGTTCTTTGCTCCGATGTTGCCTCCGACGTACTCGTTGCTGGTCAACTCTTTTCCGTACTGCAGTTCTCCAATTCCTCTCAGCTTACTCAGTGCTCTCAGGTCTCCCATTGCCTTCAACTCATTGAGTGTCCGCAACTCACTCAACGGCTGGTCGCTTGCCTGCAGGTACTTCTTGTACCCCAGGTCATTCGTTTCATTTATGTCCAGCTTGCCTGCGCTGTTAACGTCCAGCTTCGTTATGGTCCCCAGGTCCAGCTTACTCAGCGTGTTCGCGTCAAGCTTACTCAGGAGGCCCGATTCCGGGTTCGTTATTGTGTTCATGTCCAGCTTGCTGAAGTCGTCCAGGTTAAGCTTATTCATGCGCAACCTTGACGACCTCAGGTACTTTGACGGCATTTCAAGGTGACTTCtgttcaggtccagcttTTTCGAGAGTTCTCTGAAGTTGAGGCTTGTCGAGAGGTCCTGTCCTTCCAGCTGATTCTTGTACGACATTCCGTTTATTCTAAAGTTCAGGTTTTTCTGCATCGCTCCGTTTCTCTTGCTGTACCTCGTCAGCATGTTCCTTTCTTGCTTCTGCTTCGCCTGCTCCATCTCCGACCTCATTGCTTCCGTGTCGCACGGTATGTCTAGCTTCTTCAcgagctccttcaggtttgTCGGCGTTTCCGCGTCCTCCAGCTTTATTGGGATGTTCAGGTCATCTATGTCGTAGCTGACCTTTTCCGGGCCAAAGTTCGGGTCCAGTTCTATTGGTACGCTCAACTCCTTGATTAAATCTGAAGACTCTTTGTTTTGCGATTCTTCTCTGGCCTTTCCGGGTTTTACCTCAGATTCTGTGTCCAGATCCTTCGATTTCACTTTATTTTCCTGGTTCATCTCTTCTTTATCGTTTGAATCTGGTTCTATTCTTCTAATTAACGACATACTTCGGTCTTTTGTTTcactttcttcttcatttaGACTTTCTCTGTGATCcacatttatgttttctatgtttatgtcatttttttctttttcttgaCCAATATTGTCTTCGTATTTTGAGTCTATTTCCTTTTCGgccatttataaataatttctttaaaattatcatATATATCTGGTCACCATTTATTGCTTTTGGTTACCTGTCCGCGCAAGTGTGtttcataaaataatattaaatctttATTTAGAAATTGTGAAATTTATCATCTTCCAGGCTCCCATATAATCACAAATTacttattaataattagttatatattaataaatctATGATTACCAGAAACTTAGCACGATGATGATTTTTTactgattatttttaaaattaaatctaacTCCTCCACTTCATTTTCGGCGTGATAAAAAAATCGTCCGCCCCCATTACACTATATTACttttcttaattattttagtgATCTATTACCCGATTGacctttaaattttttaaggATACTAAtgttgttatatattttaaagaattGGCTAGTAGAGACATGTAACacttataatatttattggCATTAGAACAAATTTGACTTTTTCATTACTCTTATAAATTCGCTTTCGTTTATCACTCCGTCTCCGTCTCTGTCTGCTTCTGTTATCATCtaaatattgttactaGTTTTCTTTTGTACTTGGTTTATCTCTTCATCTGTTATTATTTCTCCCAGTTCCTCAGCTACTCCTTTTAGGCTCTATATTATCTTATTAACACATCTAACTAACTTCAAAGTTAATTGTTCCTGTGCTAGGATCTGCAAATAGCTGAAACGCCTTTGTCATCTCCTCCAATGGGTCTCTTTCCAACTATTGAACAATTAGTCACTAGCCATCTTAATCACGTGGGTATCAGCTATCTAATTCCTCGTAACCTTTGTTATTACCACTCTTAGACTTAAGTGTATCTATTATCTATGCTTTGTCTAACTATGTGATACAAGTTTCGTGCTCATTAGTGAGAAATAGTCTTCGTATGAAATGGTTCCTGATCCATCCTTGTCAGCCATATTCATCAATGAGCGAATCTATGGtgaataaattacacaaaCTAGCGGGCTTTAATATAGTCTACGTAGTTCAAAGCAAGTTAACTTTCCAAAATAACAGATATTTAAGGACTAAAACCAACATCTTCCTTGGTAGGATCGAATCCCAGGGCCTTCATAACAACCTTCAACTCCTTCGCATCAATTCGACCTAAACACATGATCACGTCTATATCACCTAATACTCTACAGATCAGTGTATATGAATagaaatatttaaatatatcttTGTGCATCCAATATATAGGGAGATTGCTGGAAACGTGTGAATATGTGAACGGTGAAGGGGTAAAATACCAGATCCGGCAGTGTCGAA
The sequence above is a segment of the Theileria orientalis strain Shintoku DNA, chromosome 3, complete genome genome. Coding sequences within it:
- a CDS encoding predicted protein, encoding MAEKEIDSKYEDNIGQEKEKNDINIENINVDHRESLNEEESETKDRSMSLIRRIEPDSNDKEEMNQENKVKSKDLDTESEVKPGKAREESQNKESSDLIKELSVPIELDPNFGPEKVSYDIDDLNIPIKLEDAETPTNLKELVKKLDIPCDTEAMRSEMEQAKQKQERNMLTRYSKRNGAMQKNLNFRINGMSYKNQLEGQDLSTSLNFRELSKKLDLNRSHLEMPSKYLRSSRLRMNKLNLDDFSKLDMNTITNPESGLLSKLDANTLSKLDLGTITKLDVNSAGKLDINETNDLGYKKYLQASDQPLSDNEYVGGNIGAKNDLQQEGGIVAVEEMEYGKDGKYTSEMKYGSELKARQETRGRKKRPVRPKNEALAQTVDASELANQGELPPLTVENWAQCENCKKWRRIPLSVDTEKLPDTWVCALNVWDPTHNACSIPEEIYPEKMGDQRALDINGPSTPLNSVSPDQSFSNDSDFNYQGYLQEMKYEEVGTKGSRERTKVGENYKAKYADARYRAKEKYRSVRDERESDAMRTPTNTNRYYEEARLSSRRRMHISPMVSNISSYDEDAEVIKFNVKPTSQNLHPLKNRMTLYSHNLTSLLATELPHSALFLDNLKRMNMIKDDDIVEEDTGGRDSEDKDNVFFKEDGNINIAYANKTEWEHEEGHRGYAGRHSIRFNKEDIFDNLVTFGDLEDTLSDSTRGGFARMYKRLASQIPNLTSLGGDGDSRSHDTSVDENMEGPDNGEAESVELQAKEKAGDNKGAAVDAEAVGMGLPGGAGGSVEASDAKGDSVLPGVPAVGVLPHGAVGVADSMLPHGAVTKGSVAPEVAANAVANGQVNGDAGGNGLVIRDAECGHEEAGGPDNGHNTDEAMALDEGNDSATNSNERSGSESVKTEEAIYERSAPRTYGTRSSAHIGRSPNSAYSQGNSRGSMYERTKYSAYGRSGINGYDGYTNGPGERYGICTRNSSSYERNRGSSYGTRSMYSNCAGSYERPVGTTSHHDTESKTDVVNRDELLEVLYSFAKQGKQAVGEDTGHKSVHYCKRYKYVDGTMQSIIDYKEQIVDKLRQEMLEMESAGNQQSSLEEYDSAKREEKIDETLESFRDDDYLLDKSQAESEEDLGDRDDASEKLERELENEFKKELMEKELESKLLRNEKNRHLDYPLPNAKQLSKRCRNLESKSLRRHAHHAQEALGSRMLSNYSLLFQPIPDDIAASSSSDIIKMLSVPIPYKSYGDEYEEAAPGGDFHSLRNGGAPRGSGSRDAGNPGEAHGPSEGRPPKAKGRPDAAPGGHSRADSLLLNGRGSSVPFASGVVGAGDLVSSGIMGRGGALSSGGSGHASSAGGSGEELKLEKFENFDLLTLPIPDLGNATNTQCVN
- a CDS encoding centrin, giving the protein MLKRPVVTSNRLSPLNTNTHTFRKRRELTEDQKSEVKEAFDLFDTAGSGRIDAKELKVVMKALGFDPTKEDIRSLMNMADKDGSGTISYEDYFSLMSTKLLERDPLEEMTKAFQLFADPSTGTINFESLKGVAEELGEIITDEEINQMITEADRDGDGVINESEFIRVMKKSNLF